The following proteins are encoded in a genomic region of Oceaniferula marina:
- a CDS encoding helix-turn-helix domain-containing protein — MQALHTIGLLCPRGFKFYTYEAVAGMVNYGEEQLNLRLKDLRFQTLSDLETLIPKKLENHDCSGLILGLNTNEYTKIKNSLPTDIPRCNIHPDILSPDIPTVAIDLESLAHKAVDYFNRIGFKNIGLLRSANTVSQDEVYRHLQLAAAAHGMDCFQHASEPPENMLSAEELPTSHALKQWLSELPKPIAILTSGGFSALILSRAAAELNISIPDELSILSESDDEACLFTERPVSSIRSAGPLIGYKALQLIHQAILQGEKIQTGRINLPAPPIIERSSTGLPQGMNQQTKDVIRYIRKNALNGISVSSILSAFPNCSRSKLYREFDKYLGYPPAEEILRLQINKAKELIAYSSMSVSEIAQMCGFSNQSTFSSTFSRVEGQSPSQWRKSQQH; from the coding sequence ATGCAAGCGCTCCATACAATCGGATTACTCTGCCCTAGAGGATTTAAGTTTTATACCTATGAAGCCGTCGCGGGAATGGTGAACTATGGAGAGGAGCAATTGAATCTCCGGTTAAAAGACCTTCGTTTTCAAACACTCTCCGATCTGGAAACACTGATTCCCAAAAAATTAGAGAACCACGATTGCTCTGGTCTGATTCTCGGGTTAAATACAAACGAATATACTAAGATCAAAAACAGCCTGCCTACGGACATTCCACGATGCAATATCCACCCGGACATCTTGTCTCCCGACATCCCGACCGTCGCCATCGACCTCGAATCCCTTGCCCACAAAGCCGTTGATTATTTCAACCGTATAGGATTCAAAAATATCGGTCTACTACGTTCAGCCAATACTGTATCACAAGATGAGGTTTATAGGCATTTACAATTGGCAGCAGCAGCGCATGGCATGGATTGCTTTCAACATGCATCCGAGCCACCGGAAAACATGCTTTCGGCTGAAGAACTCCCCACGAGCCATGCATTAAAACAATGGCTCTCTGAATTGCCCAAACCCATTGCAATCCTGACTTCGGGTGGCTTTTCCGCCTTGATACTAAGCCGCGCGGCAGCCGAATTAAACATTTCCATCCCTGATGAATTATCCATCCTTTCGGAATCCGATGACGAAGCTTGCCTATTTACTGAACGACCCGTTTCAAGTATCCGCAGTGCGGGACCACTCATCGGCTATAAGGCTCTTCAGCTGATTCATCAAGCCATCCTCCAAGGTGAAAAAATCCAAACTGGAAGGATCAACCTCCCAGCGCCTCCCATCATTGAGCGAAGCTCGACAGGCTTACCGCAGGGTATGAACCAACAAACGAAAGACGTCATCCGGTATATCCGAAAAAACGCTCTCAATGGTATATCCGTATCCAGCATTTTATCAGCTTTTCCCAATTGTAGTCGCAGTAAACTGTATCGAGAGTTTGATAAATATCTAGGTTACCCTCCTGCGGAAGAAATACTCAGGTTACAAATCAATAAAGCCAAAGAGCTCATCGCCTATTCATCCATGAGTGTCAGTGAAATTGCTCAAATGTGTGGATTTTCCAACCAAAGCACCTTTAGCTCCACATTCTCCCGGGTCGAAGGGCAATCCCCCTCGCAATGGAGAAAAAGCCAGCAGCATTAA
- a CDS encoding PEP-CTERM sorting domain-containing protein (PEP-CTERM proteins occur, often in large numbers, in the proteomes of bacteria that also encode an exosortase, a predicted intramembrane cysteine proteinase. The presence of a PEP-CTERM domain at a protein's C-terminus predicts cleavage within the sorting domain, followed by covalent anchoring to some some component of the (usually Gram-negative) cell surface. Many PEP-CTERM proteins exhibit an unusual sequence composition that includes large numbers of potential glycosylation sites. Expression of one such protein has been shown restore the ability of a bacterium to form floc, a type of biofilm.) — MKKTIISRSRALVILASAVIIPQTQAALIITNSDMEINTLTGSGDFKTTAPTDWIQATGVSGTVGVIGDTRTSVTDDTTAPEHFAWLHLQGINNEAGQSIGDITSNLGQTIRITYDLTRRTNEGTNWNHRVRLYAGDGTGYTAASDTADPNADLSDAFLAEVTGANSGAPANTFESKTVDVTLPSTYTGSLDQLYLSFKNRAGTTAQLHFDDVTVTVIPEPSSSALLGLGGLALILRRRK; from the coding sequence ATGAAAAAAACAATCATTAGCAGATCTAGAGCTCTGGTCATTTTAGCCAGTGCCGTCATCATTCCCCAAACTCAGGCAGCTTTGATCATCACCAACAGCGACATGGAGATCAACACCCTGACAGGTTCCGGTGATTTTAAAACGACAGCTCCGACCGATTGGATACAAGCAACCGGCGTAAGTGGCACAGTAGGTGTCATTGGCGATACCCGAACTTCGGTCACGGATGATACCACTGCCCCAGAGCACTTTGCTTGGCTACACCTCCAAGGCATCAACAATGAGGCGGGTCAGTCCATCGGTGATATCACATCTAACCTTGGACAGACCATCCGGATCACTTACGATCTAACGCGCCGAACCAATGAAGGAACGAACTGGAACCACCGCGTCCGTCTATATGCAGGAGACGGCACTGGATATACTGCCGCCAGCGACACCGCCGACCCGAATGCCGATTTGTCAGACGCTTTTCTGGCTGAGGTGACTGGGGCAAACTCTGGTGCGCCAGCCAATACCTTTGAATCTAAAACTGTGGACGTAACGCTTCCATCTACCTACACTGGCTCGCTCGATCAACTCTACCTATCTTTTAAAAACCGTGCCGGGACCACCGCACAACTACATTTCGACGATGTGACAGTAACCGTCATTCCTGAGCCCTCATCATCCGCCTTACTTGGCCTCGGTGGACTTGCCCTGATCCTGCGTCGACGCAAGTAA
- a CDS encoding PEP-CTERM sorting domain-containing protein, with protein sequence MKNILKHTLVIAATATVAQGATMLTNGDFSLPDVGDSDGNNISKPTGWSGSGNYRAYKNTDGIGGDATNQYVRARDTGDRNLWQRGSIDAGTTSLLLEGWFGSDDTDNATVTLTLYSDAGYTTEYDSVTATTKATGWNQIGGASGLSIDVDTAVAWQVRLDYDNVSSSYAASRFDDLTLTAVPEPSSAALIGLGGVALILRRRK encoded by the coding sequence ATGAAAAACATACTCAAACACACTCTCGTCATCGCGGCGACCGCGACCGTAGCCCAAGGAGCGACCATGTTAACCAACGGCGACTTTAGTTTGCCAGATGTTGGAGACAGCGATGGCAATAATATCAGCAAACCAACAGGCTGGAGTGGCTCTGGTAATTATAGAGCCTATAAAAATACCGATGGCATCGGTGGCGATGCAACTAATCAATATGTAAGAGCTCGAGACACAGGCGATAGAAACCTCTGGCAAAGAGGAAGCATTGACGCTGGAACCACAAGCTTGCTCTTAGAAGGATGGTTTGGCTCCGATGATACAGACAACGCCACGGTAACGCTAACCCTTTATTCAGATGCTGGTTACACAACGGAGTATGACTCTGTGACAGCTACAACCAAAGCGACTGGGTGGAATCAAATTGGCGGAGCCAGTGGACTCAGTATTGATGTGGACACCGCAGTCGCATGGCAGGTTCGACTTGATTACGATAATGTAAGCTCAAGCTACGCGGCCTCGAGATTTGACGATCTTACATTGACGGCCGTTCCCGAACCATCATCTGCAGCACTGATCGGACTTGGGGGCGTTGCTCTCATCCTGCGCCGTCGCAAGTAA